A single genomic interval of Myxocyprinus asiaticus isolate MX2 ecotype Aquarium Trade chromosome 19, UBuf_Myxa_2, whole genome shotgun sequence harbors:
- the LOC127410195 gene encoding protein angel homolog 2-like, which produces MSRNTHVKYVRPAVTPNHPMFGRYLSTVGSPPAQTVVSHYRHWFQPGHLYWTRPPHLQHPSPSFSTVRHPFNKPLDPYNWSSWRQSGILTHAYLRRGLHLSGGLMDRPDREPPLKKRKCAEGRSPGERSPHSSEHLSPKGNRSSRESPEWLWNVTDVPVPPGKFPSSPKRTVEVPELKRHWEDLSHLCNATTAARGGRQKWPFDFSVMSYNILSQDLLCDNGYLYRHCSPPVLDWHHRFPNIIRELEQHSADVMCLQEVQEDHYKEQIKPSLESLGYHCEYKRRTGLKPDGCAVVFKRERFTLVSCHPVEYFRRGIPLLDRDNVGLVLLLRPIDPYSSLTNICIANTHLLYNPRRGDIKLAQLGMLLAEISRVAQLPDGSICPVVLCGDFNSVPWSPLYRFIKESRLEYDCMPIGKVSGQEDNPRGQRILTVPIWPRSLGISQQCQYESPCRDSDVRDLEQAAEAALDGLTKPSIEHGLKLTSAYSHYLKESRQPEITTCHSRTAITVDYIFYSAAQGDLTAQPECSVSPERGLQLLGRLALVGEAELQEVNGLPNQHNSSDHLPLLTRFRLHP; this is translated from the exons ATGTCCCGAAACACACATGTTAAATATGTCAGACCAGCTGTTACCCCAAA TCATCCCATGTTTGGTCGTTACCTGAGCACAGTGGGTTCTCCGCCAGCTCAGACTGTTGTAAGCCATTATAGACACTGGTTTCAGCCTGGTCATTTATATTGGACACGACCACCACACTTGCAGCATCCCTCTCCCTCCTTCAGCACTGTCAGACACCCTTTTAATAAGCCTCTGGATCCCTACAACTGGAGCTCCTGGAGGCAAAGCGGAATACTGACACACGCTTACCTAAGACGAGGTCTTCATCTTTCTGGAGGCCTGATGGACCGCCCCGATAGGGAGCCACCACTGAAGAAAAGAAAGTGTGCAGAAGGGAGGTCGCCAGGGGAAAGATCTCCACACTCATCCGAACATTTGTCTCCAAAAGGCAACAGGAGTTCAAGAGAAAGTCCTGAATGGCTTTGGAATGTAACTGATGTTCCGGTGCCTCCTGGGAAATTTCCTTCAAGCCCAAAGAGGACTGTGGAAGTACCAG AGTTAAAGAGACATTGGGAGGATCTTTCTCACCTCTGTAATGCTACGACAGCTGCAAGAGGGGGGAGACAAAAATGGCCATTTGATTTCTCTGTGATGTCCTACAATATCCTCTCCCAAGACCTGCTTTGTGATAACGGTTACCTTTACAGACACTGTAGTCCTCCTGTACTGGACTGGCACCATAGGTTTCCTAACATAATCAGAGAGCTGGAACAGCACAGTGCTGAT GTAATGTGCCTGCAGGAGGTGCAAGAGGACCACTATAAAGAACAAATCAAACCTTCTCTAGAATCTTTAG GCTACCACTGTGAATACAAACGGCGGACAGGTCTGAAGCCTGACGGCTGTGCTGTGGTCTTCAAACGCGAACGCTTCACTCTGGTGTCCTGTCACCCTGTGGAGTATTTCCGCCGTGGAATCCCTCTCCTGGACCGTGACAATGTAGGCCTGGTTCTTCTGTTGCGGCCCATAGACCCCTATAGCTCTCTTACAAACATCTGCATCGCCAACACGCATTTACTGTACAATCCTAGACGTGGGGACATTAAACTGGCACAGCTGGGTATGCTACTGGCAGAGATAAGCCGAGTGGCCCAGTTACCTGATGGCAGCATTTGTCCTGTGGTGCTCTGTGGGGATTTTAATTCTGTTCCTTGGTCTCCTCTATATCGCTTTATTAAGGAAAGCAGACTGGAATATGATTGCATGCCTATCGGGAAG GTGTCAGGACAAGAGGACAACCCAAGAGGGCAGCGTATTCTCACTGTGCCAATTTGGCCTAGAAGTCTGGGCATCTCTCAGCAGTGCCAGTATGAAAGCCCATGCAGAG ATTCTGACGTGAGGGATTTGGAGCAGGCAGCTGAAGCAGCACTAGACGG CTTAACTAAGCCCAGCATTGAGCATGGTTTAAAGCTGACTTCTGCATACTCGCACTACCTGAAAGAGAGCCGTCAACCTGAGATCACCACCTGCCACTCACGGACAGCCATTACTGTCGACTACATCTTCTACTCCGCAGCTCAGGGGGACTTGACTGCTCAGCCAG AATGTAGCGTGTCACCAGAGAGGGGTCTGCAGCTGCTCGGCAGGTTAGCCCTTGTTGGTGAAGCTGAACTCCAGGAGGTCAACGGCCTTCCAAACCAGCACAACTCATCTGACCACCTGCCACTTTTGACACGCTTCCGTCTACACCCTTGA